The following is a genomic window from Malus sylvestris chromosome 7, drMalSylv7.2, whole genome shotgun sequence.
TGAAGATTCCAAAACCACGGCTGAAGATTCCAAAACTGTAGACATTTCAAGTTTATCATCAATAGATGCGTACAATGCCAGAATAATGGGCAAGACTTCAACTTCTTCATCAACTGCGACGGCTGAAGATTCCAAGAACACGGCTGACACCGGTAAGTGATTAACCTGTTCTTCAAAATTTGTACCCTCGttttgaaaaagtaaatatTAACCATTACATCAATTGACACATTATGGAACTTTAGAACAAATTTGTGAGGTTTAGAATATGGACTAATGGTAGGAAAGAAAACAAATACGAGTAACTAGAGCTGGGAAATGTTGAGCCGGTTCTATCTCCTATAATATTTCTTGCACATGCATCATCCTTCATATGTGCTACATCTGCTTTGTACAGAGGAAAATATTCAGTGTttagtcttctttttttttttttttttatcagattCATGTTGTCGCTGTATGATTCAATGCAAATAGTTTTTTGTCTAATAAACCCGGACCTGTCAATTGTCTAATGCAGATGGGGCTCCATCACCACCCAAAGCATACACCACAGAAGAGTACTTAAAGATCACAGAGGAGCAGCTAGCAGCTGCCCAAAAGCAGGCGCAGGCATCTGCTCCAGCGGAAAGTGAGTTTGAACCTCAGACCTCATCTCAAGGTTAGTCGTTATCAAATCTCTCTTGACAACTTTGTTGAATGCATAcatctctctctcgctcttgATGATTTTGTTGTGTAGGTACATTGGTAACAGCTACTGTTGAAGAAACTGCTGTGGAAACGCCTTTACCCCAGCAACCTCAAACTGTTGAAGAAGAAACTGCCGCTAGAACGCCTTCGCCTCAACAACCTCAAATTGAGACATAAgaacaaattacaattgatgGACGGACGCTTGCCAATTGTTCAtaaatctcaaagttgagaCATGAAGCTTTGACAGAGGATGAATGGAGCTGAGAAATCCCACTTTTGTTGTTCCTTCTCAAAGAAAATATGGAATTAGTCTAGTACGTAGAATTTCTGTATAATTCAGTGTCCAAAAAGGTGTTTGCAATCTCATCTAGTAGCAATATCTTGACCTAGTACTAATGTAGATATGCCATTTTTTGGAAAGTGAATTTCGACCTTTCTTTTCGGGTTTGTACCATGATGTCTTCAGCTTCAAAGACACAAATATTTGAGCAATTTTATTCAAAGTGAAAGTAGTGTTAGAAATTTTTTCGATACGGGTCAATATTTCCTTGAAAATATTAGAGAAGTAGAGAAAAGACATGAAAAGAGGGTGAAGTCCAAACTTCACAAGATATCAAAAAAACTTTTAAATTTCGTCTAAAACTGACaaattttgtctatattttCGGCATATCAGTTAATATCGACAAACTGCCATAGAAGaatttcatcattttcatcGAAAGCaaccgatatcgatatttttaaACACTGAGTGAAAAGGAATAAGATGAACAATGACGAAGATGGATGCATAACAAAGCGCATTTTCTTTCCATTATATTAGAgggaaaaagaattaaaatacaaataaaGAGAATACTCGGAATTTTCTTACAACAAATTCATATGTCTGTGAGACTCAAAATCTACAAACTCCGCATTTGGCTGTCCGGAGTATACATACATATCAAAAACCTTATCATCGGACGACATATTGTTGCCGTCTCTCCCTTTAAAACCGTCCATTGGTGGAGGCCCCCAGGAAGCTGGAGTTGAGGGATTGGAATTTGAACCTTCTTGTTTTATACCAAGAGCAATTGGATTTTGTGGCGAATTTCCGGCAGGTCTTCTGTTGGAGGAATTTGCCGGTGTCAGAGAAATGGACGATGAATTCTGCTGCTGCAATTGCTGCTGGTTTTTCATTGGTGACTTGGGCCGAAGTGCTTCTATGTCGGGAGTTGTCACAACAAGATGAGGTGCCTCTGGAGGAGGGTTTCGTCCACCCCCTCCTTGCCAAACCTTCCCGTCCTTGTCAGCAAAGTTCTTGATATAGCCCTGGAGAATCATGAAACGAATTTTGATGTTGACAAGGGAACAAGATTGATGCAGTGGTACAATTAATCGACTCTAAGCCCACTTTCTGGCACGTATGGTTATTCATATTTCTACTTTGCAAtataaaaccaaacaaaaagcaCAAAAAGTTTGAGCTTAAGCTATTTTACCTCGGTATTAAAATTCGATGAGGATAGTCCTTTACCAACAGTCAGCCAGCCAGACCGAATGTTGTGGTCTTCACCAAAAAGCTCAAGCCTTCTGCGGCCAAGGGCAAAATGCTCAATAATCCTGTACATATCCTCAGGCTTTTCGGTTGAACCTGCAATTGCGAAGGCACAATTTAGCATCATAGGTGCTCATTTTCATTGCTCTAGATGCAAATGGGATGGTATCCCAAGAACCAAGAATAATGTAATTGATAATGCCTTTTCTCTCTCCCCCATTCCTCACTTTGTTAATTGTTCGAGGATACGACTGTTTCTATGTGTTTACACCGAAAGTAAAATTTCGCTACAGAGATCATTGTGTCACCATTTAACGTCTAAAACATAACAGAAATAACATGAATACCAAGTTACTATATATAAACCAACAGCATAAAACATTTGACTCATTTTAGACACATTCACAAATGCAAACTCTCTAGCAGACTATGTCACTGCCACCAGCTCACTACACATCACATGACCCAATCACAGAAACATTGAGATAAAAACCCCCACCACTCTTCAACTTTATACCCATGATTCACACATAGCAATAAAACTCAGCGTCCTTGTTGTGGTTACTAACCGTACAGGGGTTCCTCGGCTATTATCACATCTGTATCAATGTTGGCGTGGATTATATGACCATCAGTGCTGCGACGAACAGTGCCTTTTATTCCCATCAAGCAATGTTCCTTCATTGTATTGGCAACAGAATAAACCATTTAAAAAACACTCAGCTTACCACAGGATTTTCAACAAGGGAGGAGGGCAGGTGATAGGATAAAGGTGTACACTAGAAACATTACACTAACCTTTGAGTGCTGAAACAAAGTATGAGCATCGTGCCGCAAACCAGGAGTTGCATTAGTTTTGTTTGTCTTCACCCAACATATATCTTCACACCTACGAAAGCCCCACTGCAGGACCACATTGATTAGATGTCGATAATTACAATTAGTTTACACATACATATCATCCAACACCATATTACATCAACAAAGGCAACCCCATGTTGCGTTTACAATCTGTTGGAAAAGTGAGAGTATTGGATGGCTAGTGGTTTAGGCTAGTCAACATTCTTTGTGcgaattaggcaagttaggaaattaggcaagttacacaagttaggcaagttaggcttatgtctactttctttccctatatatatgtttcatcttgtaattgtttcttcatgaaatacacataaaaaattctacatggtatcagagcaggaactCTAAATTCCTGGCTCTGTTGATCGTTTCCACTAAGTTTCTtttactctaagccaagatggctGGAGAACATTATGAAGCCAAGATGGCTTCCGCTAAGTTTCTtttactctaagccaagatggctggagaactctaagccaagatggctGGAGAACATTATGAAGCCAAGATGGCTTCCGCTAAGTTTCTtttactctaagccaagatggctGGAGAACATTATGAAGCCAAGATGGCTGAAAAGTCTTCTGTTTGATTTAGGGTTTTACAGTAAGGAACTTATATCTATGTTATGTGACAATCAAGTTGCCATGCATATTGCTTCCAATCCTGTATTTCATGAGAGAACGAAGCATATTGAAGTGGATTGTCATTATGTTCGAGCACAGGTTCAAGCCAACATCATCAACACTCATTACACTCGCAGTCATGATCAATTGGCTGACATTTTTACTAAACCTCTTCCTACGGTTCAGTTCATGCGCATTCTGTCCAAGCTTGGCTCAAGGAATCCcctcgatccagcttgagggggagtgttggaaaaGTGAGAGTATTGGATGGCTAGTGGTTTAGGCTAGTCAACATTCTTTGTGtgaattaggcaagttaggaaattaggcaagttacacaagttaggcaagttaggcttatgtctactttctttccctatatatatgtttcatcttgtaattgtttcttcatgAAATACACATCAAAAATTCTACACAATCCAACCAACAATTCTTGATTAAATACCTTTTTTAGACATTGACGACCCTGCTCAAGACCCATGCCATCACccacccaaagaaaaatgaaagaaggTGTGTCTGCTATTGCCTGTGAGCACAAAAGACAAAAGTTCAATTACTGAGTCAAAGGTGAGAGGAAGCGTAAAGGCAATAATTAAACCCTTATGGCATATGAATGAAGTCTAAATGTCTAATACAGTACAGTACATATAAATGTATGTGCAGCCTAAAGAATATGAAAATGCTAATATTTAATAATATGAAGCACCTGTCGATACCtgctttattattaatatttaccACTACGAAGTTAAGAAATAAAAAGTAACTAAGCAGCAAGTTTTGCATAAGCTCATAGATATGCCTCTTTCTAATCTTTTGTCAGGgaaaaaaaatgtgattttcaGCCATACTACCTCAATCTTAAGATTCATTATTTCTTCAAATGTCCAATACTCTGTGTGGTCAGCAACACCAGGAGCACGATGAACGTATTCCTCCCAAGGTGGATCCACAAGAATGACATCAAACTTGGTTCCAAAAAACTCTGGGGATAGCTCAAACTCTTTCAGGTCACACTTGTAATACATGGGATGTGAAGCAGAATGAGCCACAATCTCATCCTTTTTCTGTATAAGCTCCCTCAGCTTGGGGTAATCCTCCACAACATTTGTAAGCTCTAGCTCTCTGATGAAATTCTGGGGTCGCATACCGGTATCGACAAAATTTTGAGAGTAATCATTCTGCTCTCCTCTGGAAGGAGCTTTACCAGGAGGTCCACTACTTTTATGAGGAAACCAACCACCTTGATTTTTATCAGCCGGAGTTCCTCGTCCCATTGGTCCTGCAGAATTAAAACCAGGGCCAGATATGTTTGGAGGAAGTCCTCTTCCATGGCCAGATTGGTTAAAAAACATGGCAGGGTTTGTCGGAGTACCCATATTAGTAGGAAATCTTGGGCCTGATGGTCCAGGAGGGACTGAGGAGAGACCAGGTGGGACACCTAACATATTCATGTCAACTCCCCGAGCCCCAGGCCACACGGGAGGAGAAAATGGAGGAATGAAGACACCATGGGACATCGGTGGACCTGGAGCAGGTGACATGCTAGGTGTAAGTGGCTGCATAGGTCCAGGTGGTGGCATTCCAAGAGGGCCAAACGGCGATCCCATTATTGGAAGTGGAATTCCTACCGGTTGGCTATCTCTTCCAGTAAGCCTACCCCTTCCTCCTCTACCAACTCTCCCCCCTTTCATCCCTTGCGAAGCATTTCTATTGAAGGAACCTGGCTCCGCATTTCCATATGGAGGCTGTGAACCACCCCCAGAACTTTGGCCACCAGTACCACACCCAGGCATGGAACCTTTCTGTCCTCTTCCTTTGCCTCCATGGGCATCAGAGTCCTCCCTCCATGAATTCTGATCTCGCAAGGAGTTAATATCATCTGTATATATTTCCTTTGAATCTTCCCTAGGTGGCCCAGATCCATACATATCACTCCTTGTTCTGTCATCCTGCAGATATGCCCACTCTTCCTCACTTGGTGTTGATTTCCCATCAGATTGCTGACCAGCTTCGGTCCTCCTGGCAAAGTTGGATGCTGATTCTACTCTTCCGTAATCTATTGGTTTGGTTTGGATCTCAATCACATCATAATTTTCATTTGAAATTCCAAAATTTGATGAGGTCTTCACAGCTTCACCACGGCTTCCATCTTTCCTATTACCAGACCGACCGTGAGGCCTTTCACTGTCAGTCCTCTCACGACCGTGTCGTGGCAGCTCCCACTCCCTACCCTGATCATAATTGATGTCCCCATTTTTGGAGTCTTTTTCACTACTGCTGGGTTGCCTTCTTTTCCAGTTCTCTTTGGAACCTTCCCGATCCCTACTCCTGTCAGTCCAGTCATCATCTCTGCCTTTAGGTCGATCATTCCTATAACCATCTTTTTCCAGTTCCTTCCGTTTAAGATTAAAATTCCTGTCATAATCGTATTCTGAATCCAGATAACGCCTCCCACTCCTATCAGGTGTCCTTGACCTGGTGGTTCTTCCTACTTCTCTAGGACCCTTGTCTTTCGTCCCCGCATTTGCTTCTTCATCTGCATTCAAAGACCTCTCCTTGCTTTCAACAACATCCCGACCAGTTGGAGTTCTCTGCTGTCTATGCTTTTCAGTTTTCTCCCTGTGTGATCTATCTTCACGAGTGACAGGACTATCACTGTTGCCTTCTTCCAGTGTTTCGGTCCTGCTTTTAATCTTACTCTTTTCCAAATCaggttttctctcttccctgtTAGATTTGGTAGGCCTATCACTGTTTGAATCCACACCACGGATTCTCCTGTCACTGGGTTCATTTCTCACAGTGGCACTCTTTTCCTTAGAACTCTCATACTTAGAATCAGAAGGCTTACTGCTTCTTGAATCAAATTTTTCATAATGACTTTCTTCTGCCTTTCTCCCACCTTCTGATTCATCCCATCTTCTTCTTGAGGTCTTCACCTGTTCAGAAGAACCATGTGTCCTCTCATGGCTACTTTCCTTGCTCTCCGAATGCCTGGAGTCTCTACCAAGTGTcttttcaagctctccatcATAGGGTCTTTCCTCTTTATTCTTACTTTTACTCTGAGAATCCTCATGCTGTGTAAGCTTTGAGCTCATTTTCCTTTTATCACTTTCTTCGGTTCGAACTGACCCTCTACCTCCCGACTTATCTCCCCCATCTTGCCTGTTCTCTAATTCGCCGTCCTGATACCAACTGCTCAACTTTTCCAAACTGCTCTCTTCTTGTTTTTTCTTCATCTGCTTAGAATGTGACTCTTTCCTTGAGTCATAATCATCTTCATCGCTATCTGCAATGCTAGAACCACCTGATCTTTTTCGGCTCTCACTTCTGTCCCCATAACTTCTCCTTCTTCCACTGCTCTCTATTCCTCCCGTGTCTTCTCCATTGCCAGACTTTCTTGATCGGATTGACCTGTGCTTCCTCTTATCACTGCCCTCCCACTCTTCATCGTCTCCAGCCCTATCACTCCTCAAATCCGAGCTATCCTCCAACTCTCGTTTCACATGACTCCGACTACGTTCGGGAGAATCCATCAAAACCCTAAGGCCTTCAAATTAACAAACATAATTATTACTATTATTTCTGATTTGCCTGATGTATTTTACATCAGGAGCAGATACTGGAAAGCCTAGTGACCAAATGATCCTGGATCCAGATGTAAAACACAAAATCAACACAAGTCAATGAATCCACTTAAAAATAAGAGAGTTGTAAACAATCACAATTAACCCCGAACCCAATTAGATTGACTTACCCAACAATAAAACTGGAATACCAAAAATCCAATTCAAGCTTTTTTCTTTTGCAATAATGAAGTGCTTCACATGCAAtttcaaccaaaaccctaaaagaaaaacaactaaACCAATTCATTTTATCATATTAATGCTAGTAATTGCACGTAAACACACTCTGAACagtaaacccaattcaatagcTTATAATTCCAAATGTTTAGCACAATTAAGAAAAAATTGCAAGCTAatcacctaaaaccctaaattcgCAGGGGTTTGACGTTGACATTGCAATCCAATCCCACACATGCCCCAAATACCAAATACAGTAGAAACTAGGGTTTCAGAATCTCAAATTTCGTAACATCTGAATCGGACTTACCCGAGAAAGAATCCGCCGTCCCTCAAACCTCAACGCCGATCGAAATTTTCGCAAGTCTGTAAATCCTCCTCTCGGACGTATGATTATATTTCTGCGATGCCTTCAAATTTTGGAGGGAGGAGGACAGTGGAACGTTGGCGGGTGGGGGGAGTGAGAGTGGGCgatgaggggagagagagagagagagagagagagagaaattgtgTATTTTTCCTGTAAAGCCCTAGACGCCAAATTGAACCGGTTTGGTTACGGTTTGACTCTACACAagtataattttaatttttaaattacacTCAACAAAACtatatttaggttttttttttatagaaaactaatgaaaatggcttgaaaactttgagttttaatgataaggacaaaataaagggtaaagtaaatagtaccaggattgactttttagtgtaaaaatatgatttttcgttaaagtgaacagtactaggagtttttcataaaattttttttttttttttttggtaaaccgACAGAGAGTTAAGTAGTTTAATTAAGTTCAGGTTGGTAGGTAtggaacctttttttttcttcagaaaacaAAGGAATTATTTTAAAGAGAAGTCTCGGAAACATCCGAGATATCTGGAAAAGTATTTTTGGTTTGGAGAGGGCTCATCCCTCCCAAATACACATATTACTCACATGGTGACATGAGGAGATCATAGCATTCGCCATAAACTTCTCTTCTCTAAGAATATGGTTCCATTCCACTAACTAGAAGGATGAAGCAAGCCTTTCGAATTCTTCAATAATATATCTAATTCTCCAATGTGCTGCACATCTTCCGAAAATCGTATCGACATACATGTGTGTGTCTAAAGTGAGAAGGCAAAAAAagtgaaacattcaaaataccaaaaaatatCCTCACTTCATACACAAACGATAGATTTATTAGATTAGAAAATTTATAGGGTTTAAACCCACGCCGTGATATAAGGGTAATACTTATTTCCACCACTGTAAACTGTAGTAGATGACCACTTGCATAGACCAACGTTAATTGTCCAAATaaaataaggtcaaaattataATATAGTACAATAAATTATTCACAAtttaatataacaaaatataaattttaaattatccGCTGAGATTAATACAAGCGCCCATCTTAACTATGACAATTGATAACCAGCAGAAGAAAATACTTCACTTCAAATTCATTGTGACCCTTGGATTAGTCCTCCCACAAGATGCTATGGTTCTGTTCCTTTCCTTCAAATTCTTCATTTTTTGATTCAACTGTTTAGCTTTATTTTCCTTATTTCGTGTACTGTTGTAGAAATGGATGTCCACTCAAATAATGGGCAAGTTGCCCTTCCACTATTTAGCATGTGATttacttgtataaaaacaaGCCTTATGAAACACAACAAAGAGATAGATAGATGTGAAGAGTTCacgggaaagaaagagaggaaggaaggaagaggaagagagagaatagaagaagatgagaggagataataaagagagttatctttgtactcctattatttcaaattataatgaaagcgccgctgctgccccgaggacgtactccagtcacactgactgtagaggaacctcgtaaattttgtgtcttgtttcatttattccactgcacccacagtcgattttacaacacgttatcagcacgagaagctcttatgtcagtggaaagcacaacgccacaAATCATGTTCACCTCCTTCAActggaatctcacagataagaaacaattttcatttcatcttcaaatctcagtacaattgattttcttgaagcaactatatatattgttgtatgactgtatatcatcctttgcagaagcaaaagagtacATACTCAAAATTCGTAAAGAATTTGACAGCAATGTAAACAGCCTCTGAACTCCAACTTGCGGACCTCGGAttaaaatattttcttcttgaaagttgttcgtccACTCAAtatctacaacatatcaaaatttcagaaaactttAACGGTGCGATCGTTGCAGATGTCTGAAATACTAAACCAGTTTCCAATTTCCGCATAAAACTGGACAGCCACCTTATGAGTACCATAACTCTATTTCTGTAGCTCAAatcgaaattgtttcttcacgaaagttgtttggtatcctcttatccatatcatactaaaatttgaactaaatctaacggtttgatcttctcataagttgcagacacttttgactccaaaacttatgggaaccgtttcgactttttcgaaactcaccggaggaggaacaccaattggaacttaTTGTTACTTTTACTTCCTGAGTAACTAAAAGGACTTGTTGTTGTGAAATgaaaacattaataaaataagGACAATTTGGATGGGTGCCCCGACAGAAGTGAAgggaagaaataataaaaaataataataaagttgATAGTGGGAAGTTGATGAGACCATCAccattatgaaaagaaataataaaattatatatttatttatgtgcatggtgttggtttaaagcccatgtcacaagttctatttatttaaagcaatttatttatagtgggtagaattattaccctttgctttaaagctttgatatttatgtgaatggtgctgaatcaaagcccttgtcacaagctttatttactttaaagcaatttatttaccatggacggttttaccgcctattgctttaagttttgatggtgctgaattaaagcccttgtcacaagctttatttacttaaatgcaatttttattcattatggctggaattaccgtctattgctttaatttatttattgtacttatcttttgttacaatgagtataACAAGGACCTAGAGTTCCTTGATTagatcagaacctgcagtttcttgatcctcatcatataaaatgataggacccgaagttccatcatacaAAAAGATCAAGCATGAAGTCCTttgatcctgaagatcaggacatgaaatTCCTTGATGAGTACCGTAAGTTTAAAGTGCCGCAGTGCCTCAACTTAACCATAATAAAGGACATAAGAGTCTCGGTTAACAGACTATTAAacaaggaccagaagttccttatgtccatacttaaaatggtttagcagaaacATTTATTAAGTGGGTGAAATTGATTACCAACGCTCTGctcaagaaaacaaaattgccaattttctacatgggaacatgtaaactttacataatgcattattaattcggttGAGACATATTATCAaccatcaatacttctcagtacaactcgtgtttgggaactagccaaacattatacatttacgagtttttggttgtgttatctatgtgcaTGTAagactgccacaacgtactgaaatgaggcatcatcgtagattaggcattgatgttgaacatcatctatcattcaatatttggaacccttgactggggatatgTCTACCGCATGATTTGCGGACTATGATTTTGATAAGACAGTTTTCCtgccattagggggagaaaataacatcattccagaagaacgatgagaaaatatcattccagaagaatgatgagaaaagaccgttccagaagaacgaagagaatttgtcttattttgattcacgaaacaaacaatgagaaaatgaaattgaaataattgaatgatgcaacgaaagtgatgaaatcacatatacttactgcaaatgtgcctacaagaattgatgtccctgttggacaaaataatgagacagtaaatgatttatctattgcacgcctgaagcgtggcagatttttagactcaaaaggttcagttattcgaaagaagaataatatggcactactgaactattgcattcccgaagcataactgttgcatgccagaagcatgacagtcgccgcatggatacacgtcccagataggacaatccacagacatgggaatgttgatgtctcatACATGAAGCATAATAGacatataggttccaatgactcaactcccggaagtggagattaaaatccaagctctataacgctcaagaggaggttatgatccacattctctcaattatgactatcctggaagagatagcgtcatgcccttgaagaggcaatggatatccaaagaaatgaaaagtttttatgCATGCGCGTGCACATGAGAGtatgggatcacggattgatgataaccaatggtaattttggtttttacaagtagctactaaattcatcaataagCTGTGTTAATATTAagtcacgttcttttgttcgtcgacaaaagaaaaattattggccaaaaatggagaaaggcaattccattacaaattttgtaagaacgtgggcaaatgaacctatatatatttgaatacaatacaaatagccaaatgATGTTAAACCAAGGAGGTTAtatatgggcatttgtaatatagtgtaatacacttacatgatatgacacaaggttgtaaacgagttcatatgaatggagaattatatacgaagggttgtgagtcgcccacattatatctccataagtaaatccctcaagtatacatgggagcaaattgctctgtataaattccaaaggaaaatgtgtcatgaagtgtagaaaacccttgaaggattcaaattgcttgaagtaagcctctgaagggtaaaacataaaatatgtactcaataccaatggatgatataaattgccttagtgagtactatcattatgatattgttgcaacatactaaaatctcttgcaagagtcaatgacattaaattataactcttgaagagttgatgatattaaattgggactcctgaagagtctagaaaaattataaagtgttgaaggaattattgtctcgagctgcagatcgaacaatctaccaacacgaatcttatccataatatttatgatattaaaagaatcatatggattgaagattatgagttgaatactcatatgatgaagacactaagaataatcatttatcttcgtgagggtaaagataaattaatatttggtccagaagtaccacatcttagtgaagtatatgctttattgtatttggcacaatacattgaatgaaataaagcttatttattaatatctccaagaaattatagatatatacatacacatgagttaaaacaaacaaacaggatgaagccttcacaaaggttgctcatgtgaagcctcagtactcggaagtaccccagaagggggaggcactggagattgatcatgtggcaccccagtacttagcaaaacaccagaaggggaaggcatcagttgctttcggaatctagcaacgaacctctggtgatcactttgaatccgactttcggattcctgcagttggacgagctttcttttcatgctcgtagagtaactatttgcaagcacgtgtaacaccctattctcgtgcttgagccctctgatctcttgtttaagacttgccacctccgccatcaatgattcaacttggcgagtttgagcaagtaggcgttggcccatattggacacagagccagcacactgaacactgagagccaaggagtcttgaatggccgactcttcagaccgttctgaaaggatcttgttatcccttggagtg
Proteins encoded in this region:
- the LOC126629064 gene encoding N6-adenosine-methyltransferase non-catalytic subunit MTB-like yields the protein MDSPERSRSHVKRELEDSSDLRSDRAGDDEEWEGSDKRKHRSIRSRKSGNGEDTGGIESSGRRRSYGDRSESRKRSGGSSIADSDEDDYDSRKESHSKQMKKKQEESSLEKLSSWYQDGELENRQDGGDKSGGRGSVRTEESDKRKMSSKLTQHEDSQSKSKNKEERPYDGELEKTLGRDSRHSESKESSHERTHGSSEQVKTSRRRWDESEGGRKAEESHYEKFDSRSSKPSDSKYESSKEKSATVRNEPSDRRIRGVDSNSDRPTKSNREERKPDLEKSKIKSRTETLEEGNSDSPVTREDRSHREKTEKHRQQRTPTGRDVVESKERSLNADEEANAGTKDKGPREVGRTTRSRTPDRSGRRYLDSEYDYDRNFNLKRKELEKDGYRNDRPKGRDDDWTDRSRDREGSKENWKRRQPSSSEKDSKNGDINYDQGREWELPRHGRERTDSERPHGRSGNRKDGSRGEAVKTSSNFGISNENYDVIEIQTKPIDYGRVESASNFARRTEAGQQSDGKSTPSEEEWAYLQDDRTRSDMYGSGPPREDSKEIYTDDINSLRDQNSWREDSDAHGGKGRGQKGSMPGCGTGGQSSGGGSQPPYGNAEPGSFNRNASQGMKGGRVGRGGRGRLTGRDSQPVGIPLPIMGSPFGPLGMPPPGPMQPLTPSMSPAPGPPMSHGVFIPPFSPPVWPGARGVDMNMLGVPPGLSSVPPGPSGPRFPTNMGTPTNPAMFFNQSGHGRGLPPNISGPGFNSAGPMGRGTPADKNQGGWFPHKSSGPPGKAPSRGEQNDYSQNFVDTGMRPQNFIRELELTNVVEDYPKLRELIQKKDEIVAHSASHPMYYKCDLKEFELSPEFFGTKFDVILVDPPWEEYVHRAPGVADHTEYWTFEEIMNLKIEAIADTPSFIFLWVGDGMGLEQGRQCLKKWGFRRCEDICWVKTNKTNATPGLRHDAHTLFQHSKEHCLMGIKGTVRRSTDGHIIHANIDTDVIIAEEPLYGSTEKPEDMYRIIEHFALGRRRLELFGEDHNIRSGWLTVGKGLSSSNFNTEGYIKNFADKDGKVWQGGGGRNPPPEAPHLVVTTPDIEALRPKSPMKNQQQLQQQNSSSISLTPANSSNRRPAGNSPQNPIALGIKQEGSNSNPSTPASWGPPPMDGFKGRDGNNMSSDDKVFDMYVYSGQPNAEFVDFESHRHMNLL
- the LOC126628266 gene encoding uncharacterized protein LOC126628266; translation: MTCPSNICLDLSLMSDTDEQRQDNIWRPSFLSSNGPLTVGDSVMKNNITATVVARNLLTPRDNKILSERSEESAIQDSLALSVQCAGSVSNMGQRLLAQTRQVESLMAEVASLKQEIRGLKHENRVLHVLANSYSTSMKRKLVQLQESESRIQSDHQRFVARFRKQLMPSPSGVLLSTGVPHDQSPVPPPSGVLPSTEASHEQPL